In Chryseobacterium scophthalmum, the genomic stretch TTTTCCATTGCCCAAAAGTAAGAAATATAGTTTTAATTTGAAAATTTTAGCTTTCAAATTTTAGAAAACTACGTTTTACATTTGGGCAAGAAATTATTATTTATTGTAAGCGAAGTCGATAATGTCTACCAATGCTTTTTCAATTTTCTTTCTTCCTTCCTCAGTCTTCATCTCTATTCCGCAGAAAGTAACTCCGTTGTGACCGGTATAAAGATTCAAATGGTAAATTCCGGCTACCAAAATTGCAGTAATCGCTCTGTATTCTTCTGCTTTATCTCCGAAATGAGGATCTGTAATATTCTTGAAAAGCTCTTCACCTACTTCTTCTCTCTGATCCAAAAGTTTTTTAAGAATAGGTCTGCTTTCAGACATTTCCCAAACTAAAATCTTTTGAAGCTCTTTATTTTTCTTCAGGTTTTCAAACTGGTTAAGAATTGCCAATTTAGACATTTCTCTTCCTCCATCAGACAAATCGACGTCTTCTCCTAACTCAAATTTACTCCAGTAATCCTGAGATCTGATGTATTCATCAATTAATTTGTCTGTACTTCCGAAATATTCATAGATCAGTTTTTTGTCAAAACCGGCAACAGCAGCAATCTTGCTTACCATTAATCCTGAATATCCTTTCGTTTTCAAAATCTTTCCTACTGCATTCAGTAGTTTTTGTTTTGTTTTTTCTTTGTCTCTAATAGGACCTTGTACAACTTTTCTGGGCATCGTTTCTATTTTTTGCTAAAAGCAATTATTTAATATTTAAAAATCTTACACAATATCTAATGTTTTATTTATAAAAGATTTATCAAGTCTATTCACAAATATACATCTCTTGAGTGAGAATTGTATAAGATATATTTTAATTAACTACGATTTTTTTCATCATCCGGTTTTGCAATGTAAAAAAAGGAAACAATTTATTTTATTCTTTAATTTTTTTTCAAATAAAGAGTGCAAAAATACTACATACAAATCAATTAATTATCATAAAAAAATAAGAAATATTTACACAAAATAAATTATGAGTAAAATATAATTAAAAATAAAAGCATTTAAAAATAACAATCACAATAAAGCTATTATATGATAAATGATATCATGAATTAAAATAATTCACCATTCTTAATTAAAATTACAATTTTTTTCAATATTAAATTAATAATTCATAAAAGATTTTAATATTTTTTTTCACTGCTTTCTCCGTACTGTTGCATGTTTGATGCCATCCTTGTTTTTTAAAATAATTTTTATTCATCAGCTCTATTTTTTGTAGCAAAATTTTATTTTCATCCATATTACAGATGTATCTTTGCAGTTCTATTCTAACTTTATTCAAAAAAAACAAGGGTATAATTATACTTAAATGAAAATCATTCCTATAAAAGAAGGTAATTTCATTGCCGACAGATCTAAAAATTTTAAAATTCTTGAAGAAAATCCGGAAGCTAAAGGAGTCAGAATGTCTATTCAGCCTTTTTTAATTATTACCGAAAATGATCATATTCTTATCGATACAGGTTTAGGCTGGAAAAACAAAGAAGGAAAGCCGATTATCAATGAAATTTTGCAAGAAAAAAATATTCATACCAGTCAAATCACAAAGGTTTTGCTTTCACATTTACATAAAGACCACATCAATGGAACTTTAGTGAAAACAGATTATGGATTTGAACCTAATTTTCCGAATGCTGAAATTTATATTCAAAAAAGAGAACTTGATTTTGCTTTTGAAAGCCGTGGAAATCCATCGTTTGATTTTGAAATTTTAGAAGCGCTTATTCAACAACCCAATATTATTTGGATGAATGATGATCAGGGAAAAATTAATGATGAAATTCATTATGAAGTTGTTGGTGGTCACAGTCCTTTCATGCAGATTTTCAAAATTACCGAGAATAATGAAACGACATTTTATGGCGCCGATAACCTCCCACAAGAGTCTTATTTAAAATATCATGTCGCTTACAAAAGTGATTTCGATGGTAAAAAAGCCATGCAACTTCGTTTAGAATGGCAAAAAGAAGCTATTGAAAATAAATGGAAAGTTCTTCTTTATCACGATCTTGAAAAAAGTATTTTACAGTTCTAAATTCCCACAAATAAAAACCTCCTGCAAAATAGATTTACAGGAGGTTTTTATGACAAGATCTTAATTATTGACTTACTTTATTTAGAAGCTCAATATCTTCAGAACTTAACTTGAGTTCAGGAGCTGCAAACAAAGTTTTCAGTTGAGACTCACTGGTTGCACTTACAATTGGAGCGGTCACCAAAGGATTTGCTAAAAGCCAAGCTAAAGCAACAGAAGCCTGAGTTGTTTCTAATCTTGCACTGATTTCATCCAAAGCTTTTAAAACATCAAGACCTTTCTCATCCAAATATTTTCTGACACCTTCTCCTCTTGCACTTTTCTTTAAATCATCTTCATTACGATATTTTCCGGTAAGAAAACCTGCAGCCAAAGACCAATAGGTAAATACACTCAAATCATATTCTTTCACCAAATCTGCATATTGAGATTCAAATTTTTCTCTTTCCAATAGATTATAATGCGGCTGTAATGCAACATATTTTGGAAGATTGTTTTTTTCGGCAACTTCAAAAGATTCTTTCAATCTTTCCAGTGAAAGGTTTGATGCCGCAATATACCTTACTTTTCCGGCTTTAATAATTTCATCATACGCCTCTAAAGTTTCTTCAACCGGAGTTTTCTGGTCATCAAAATGCGTGTAATAAAGATCTATACGATCGGTTTGAAGTCTAGCAAGAGATTCGTCAACCGATTTTAAAATATGTTTTTTGCTGATGTCGAAACCATGCTCTTTTGTTTCTGAGCCTACTTTCGTTGCGATCACCAAATCATTTCGGTTGTTTCTTTCTTTCATCCATTTTCCGATAATTTCTTCCGACTGACCGCCTTTTCCATTTACCCACCAAGAATACGTATCGGCTGTATCAATAAAATTGAAACCTCCTGCTGTAAACTGATCTAAAATATCAAACGATTTTTTCTCATCTAAAGTCCAACCAAAAATATTTCCTCCAAAATTTATCGGTGCTATTAAAAGATCCGTATTTTTTATTTTTATCTTTTCCATAAACAGATTTTATATTATTTAAAAAGTAAAGCTAATTTATGAAACAACCTTTGGAAAACAGCTCTGGAATTTAGTTTTAATAAAAATGTAGTCAATAGAAAATTTCGATTAAAAAAGTTTTAAATCAAATCTTGCAGTCAAATTATTTATGAATAAGATATTTATCTTAAATTTGTTCTTTCGAAATAAAGGAAATGGTGTCTTCCTTACCCAACCGCATTAAAAAGCTGATGGCGCCTGATTAGTTGAATGTTTATCATTTAATCAGGTTATTATGTTTAAAAAAAATAAAAAATCAGTTTTTAAAATTCTCAGTTTTTTTATTCAATTGTTTTTCAGAAAATATCCTTCTGTATTTTTTGTAGTGAAATGGCTTTTCATTACTGCAATTATTGGAGTTTTTATCGGATGTGCGTCTGCTTTTTTCTTACAGACTTTAGAATGGGCAACCCAATTGAGAGAAAATCATCTTTGGATTATTGTTTTTTTACCTTTAGCTGGATTTTTAGTTGGTTTACTCTATCACTACTTTGGTAAAGATGTTGAAGCCGGAAACAATTTATTATTAGAAACCATTCATGAGCCCAAAAAGACAATTCCTTTTAAGATGGCTCCATTGGTCTACTTTGGAACGATGATTACTCATTTTTTTGGAGGTTCTGCAGGTCGTGAAGGAACAGCTTTGCAAATGGCTGCATCAATTGCCGATCAGTTTTCAAAACCGTTAAGACTTTCAGCGGATGACAGGAAAATTTTAATTATTTCTGCGATTGCGGCAGGATTTGGTTCTGTTTTCGGAACTCCAATAGCCGGAGCGATCTTCGGGCTTGAAGTTTCTCTTACAGGAAGAATAAAATACAAAGCTTTATTTCCTGCAATTTCCGCATCAATCATTGCGGATTTAGTCACAAAATTCTTAAACACCCATCACACTGATTACCTCATCAATTTCGTACCTGAAATTTCGTTATTGAATATTTTATATGCTCTTATTGCCGGTATTTCCTTTGGTATTTGTGCCGCTTTTTTCAGTAAAACCATCCATAAAACAGGAGATTTTTTTAAATCTAAAATTTCTTATCCGCCACTTCGCCCGTTGATTGGAGGAATTGTTGTTTTAGTATCAGTCTGGTTAATGGGAACCACAAAATATCTTGGTTTAGGAATCCCTACAATTTTAGATTCTTTTTCGCAACAACTTCCGGCTTATGATTTTGCTTTAAAAGCGATTATTACGATTATTACTTTAGCTTCGGGTTTTAAAGGTGGTGAAGTGACTCCGTTATTTTTTATTGGTGCAACTTTAGGAAATGCTTTAGGATATTTTATCCCTTTACCTTTAGCGCTTTTGGCGGGAATGGGTTTTGTGGCAGTTTTTGCAGGAGCAACCAATACACCGATTGCATGCAGCGTAATGGCTTTTGAATTGTTTGGAATAGAATGCGGAGTTTATGTTGTTATCGCTTGCGTTGTTTCTTATTTTTTTTCCGGGCAAAACAGCATTTATAAAAGTCAGATCATCGGTAAACCCAAAAATAAAAGATATTGGAAAATAGAAGAATATCTTTAAGAAAAACCTAAGACCGAAATTTTTACGCTTCGGTCTTAGATTGAAGTTTTATTTTTGCAATTCTGGGATTGAAATTTTCTGTAAGTTCATTTTAAAACCTTCTAACTGATTTTTAATTCGGTCTTTTTCTGTTGAGAAAAAAGAGGTTTTCTCAAAAAGTTCTTTATAGTAATCAATCCCTTCAAAAAGATTAGATTTAAAAGTTTTCCATTTTTTTATTTGAGAATTAGTAAGTTCTCCTGAAAATTCTGAAATTTCATTCTTTAAATGATTCACATACATTTTCAGTTCATTAATAAACATATTCGGTCGCTCGGTTTCAGGAAGAATATTTCTATTTCCATAAATATGCTGAATCATTTCTGAAAGAGAAACCTCTTTATCGAAATACGCCAAATTTGGTCCAGGACAAATTACAACTCCCTGTTTTTCTCCTTTTATTTCAATTCCCTGTTCCAAATAGGCTGAGTTGACTAAACCTACACAAAGACAAGCTTTATCTGTGATTTCTTTTTTTCTTGATTCAAATTGCTTCTGAGTAATTTCATCTCTTACAGTTGCAAGATCTTTCAGTTTGATATCCTGATATTTTTTTGAGGCCGTACAAATTCCTTGTGGAGAGTATTCTTTGCTTAATGCCAATAATTTTTTAGGACACGAACTTCCAAATTTATTTTTAGCTTCTTTATGATGTTTCAAAATCTCATTTGATGTTCCTTTTACAGTATTAAACGGAACTCCCAAAGGAGAAATATTACTCAGATAATAATCATTTTGTTTTGATTTCACTAAAAGATTACGTGTTTCACGGTCTACTGATGTCGCTTCAGGAACCAATAAAAATGGTGAACCCCAACCAATACTGTCAACCTTATAATTTTCAAGAAGAAAATCATGTTCTTCAGAAGTTCCTACTCCACCCTGAACCGTAATTTTCATCTCTAAAGGTTCAGTCGGAATATATTTTTCTTTCTGCTCTAGAGCTTTAATCATTAAAGAATGTGCCGAAGAAATCAATTCATTTTTTTTCAATCTAAATTCTTCCATGATCGGACCTAATAACAAACCTTCCGTAGCAAAAGCATGACCACCACAATTCAGCCCCGATTCAACTCTATATTCTGAAACCCAAAGTCCTTTTTTAGCCAAAAAATTCCCCTGAATCATCGCAGAACGGAAATCACTTACTTTAAGAATGATTTTCTTTTTTATGAAATTATTAGCATCCGGAAAGAAGTCTTCAAATTCTTCAATATAACTGTACAAACGAGGGTTCATCCCCGCAGAAAGTACCATCGATGATGATATTTTACTTTGGGCAAACCCACGAAGAGAAGCATGTGCATCATTGAAAATAACAGGAAGCTGTTCATTATTACGATAATTGTCTTTATCAACCTTAGTCATAATATTGACATCAATATTTCCCGGAGTAAGATTTTTTTCTATAAAGTTTTTAATATTTAAAGCTATGGAATCACCCTGGTTCAGAATATTCTGTAGCCCGTCTTTTAATTCGGAAGTATTTGGAAGCATCGCCATGAAGTTCTTCAGAGCATCTGTATTTTTAGAAATTTCTTCTTTAAAAGATTCAAATTTCTCTGTCACGATATCGTCCATCATGTCGAGATAATCTGTAATTCTTTTGGCTCTGTAATCTTCGGTTTTTGAAGAAATTCCAAAATAATTAAGATTGAATTTTTTGCTGTAGAAATTTTTCATTTTCTCTACAATTTCGTCATCAATGATTGATATAACTGAAGAAATTCCGTATTGCGCGACACGAATCGGGCTGTCTATCGTGTAAGATAATCCCATAACGGGAATATGAAAACTGTGTAAAGGCTTATTAATCATTATTTTAAACAATCAAATTTTACTTTCATGTTTTATGAAAGTGATAATGATCTGAAAACCTGTATTCTTTACAAAAGTATAGAATTAAGATAAGCTATGCAAAAAATAACAAATCATTTTTAATGATGTCATAACTACAACCCTATCCATTATTTATTTTTAATTTTAAAGGTAAAAATCATATTAATTTGATATAATTTCCATTCTATTTTTATTAAATTTACACTTTCAATTCTCTAAATATCTATTTATTTACAATGTTTGTGTTTAGAAAAATACTCTTATTCAACATTCTACTTATAAGTTTTCTGACAGCAGCACAGAATCATCTCACTGCCTCACAACTGAAAACCAAAATCTCCAACAATTCTAAACTCTATAAAAATAATATTGACAAAGCTTATAAAGAACTAAACGGACTCTTGAAACAGTCTATCATTCTGAAAGACTCTATTTCTGAAATGAAAATTCTCGACAGAAAATGCAGATATTTTTATAGTAAAAATATGATGGACAGTCTGATTATCACCAGTGAGAATCTTCGAAAAAAATCGAGTTTATATAAAGATATTTATTTTGAAGCGATGTCTAATATTTATATTGCCGAAATATATTCTATCAACAAATTTCCTGATAAAGCAATTTCATATCTAAATTCTGCCTATCAAATTCTTCAAAAAGATGAATCAAACAGCAAAAAAATATTTTATGCAAAATCGAATGTTCTGAATAGTTTTGCCAATGTTTATTTAGATAAAAATCAACCAAAAGAAGCTTTAAAAAAGATTTACGAAGAAATTGAAAGTGGAAAAATGCTGAAGGATAAAAATGAACAAGACAATTTTCAATATTTGAATTATGCTAATCTGGCAAATATTTACATCCAGATTAATTCAGATTCGGCTTATCATTACGCCAAAAAATCAATTTTAATTAAACCTTCGGATGTAATCGATGACAAATCGATGATTGATAATTATTCTGTAATTGGAAAAGTATATAAAGGCAAAAAAGATTACAAAAATTCTATAAAAAACTTTCATAAAGCATTATTTATAAGCAACAAGAACGGAACAGAACTTAATAATAATCAGATTTATCATTCATTAAAAGATATATACAGTATTCTGAATAATAAAGACAGTGCTCATTTTTACAGCAATAAAATTGAGCAATATGAACTAAAATCTCTCAAAAGCAAATACAATTCTTTACAGGAAGTAATCAGTAAGGATAAAAAAGAACAGGAAAACGCTCAAAATCCTATCTGGTATTGGATTATTCCAGCAATTTCCGCGATCGTTTGCGGTGCTTTCCTAACATTTAAAAGAAAGAAAAGTAAAGTTGAGCCGGAAGTTAAACCGGAAATTGACCGCAGGGAAACCTATCATCATCTTATGGAACTTTTAGAGAAAAAGGATCCTGCTTTTTTATTTACTTTTGAAAAAGTCTATCCTGAGTTTTCTAATCAACTTCTCAGTAAGAATCCTGATTTACAACAATCAGAAATTGAGTTTTGCGCCCTGTTAAAAATGAAGCTTTCAACCAAAGATATCGCTAGAATAAGTTTTATAGAAACCAGAACGGTTCAGAATAAGAAGTATCGAATTAGAAAAAAATTAGATATTCCTCAGAATATCGACATTTATCAATGGATTGATCAAATTTAATTTCATCTCTCCTCTACTACTTATTAAATAGCTTGTAAACATTAATTAAAGAAGAATAAGGCTTTGGTTTTTCAAAGTCTTATTTTTTTATTTAAAACAAAACTAGTTTATAAATATATTATTTAAAACAAATTAAGTATATTTGTTTACTATAAATGATTTAATTATGAATTATA encodes the following:
- a CDS encoding TetR/AcrR family transcriptional regulator; protein product: MPRKVVQGPIRDKEKTKQKLLNAVGKILKTKGYSGLMVSKIAAVAGFDKKLIYEYFGSTDKLIDEYIRSQDYWSKFELGEDVDLSDGGREMSKLAILNQFENLKKNKELQKILVWEMSESRPILKKLLDQREEVGEELFKNITDPHFGDKAEEYRAITAILVAGIYHLNLYTGHNGVTFCGIEMKTEEGRKKIEKALVDIIDFAYNK
- a CDS encoding MBL fold metallo-hydrolase, with the protein product MKIIPIKEGNFIADRSKNFKILEENPEAKGVRMSIQPFLIITENDHILIDTGLGWKNKEGKPIINEILQEKNIHTSQITKVLLSHLHKDHINGTLVKTDYGFEPNFPNAEIYIQKRELDFAFESRGNPSFDFEILEALIQQPNIIWMNDDQGKINDEIHYEVVGGHSPFMQIFKITENNETTFYGADNLPQESYLKYHVAYKSDFDGKKAMQLRLEWQKEAIENKWKVLLYHDLEKSILQF
- a CDS encoding aldo/keto reductase — protein: MEKIKIKNTDLLIAPINFGGNIFGWTLDEKKSFDILDQFTAGGFNFIDTADTYSWWVNGKGGQSEEIIGKWMKERNNRNDLVIATKVGSETKEHGFDISKKHILKSVDESLARLQTDRIDLYYTHFDDQKTPVEETLEAYDEIIKAGKVRYIAASNLSLERLKESFEVAEKNNLPKYVALQPHYNLLEREKFESQYADLVKEYDLSVFTYWSLAAGFLTGKYRNEDDLKKSARGEGVRKYLDEKGLDVLKALDEISARLETTQASVALAWLLANPLVTAPIVSATSESQLKTLFAAPELKLSSEDIELLNKVSQ
- a CDS encoding voltage-gated chloride channel family protein, producing the protein MFKKNKKSVFKILSFFIQLFFRKYPSVFFVVKWLFITAIIGVFIGCASAFFLQTLEWATQLRENHLWIIVFLPLAGFLVGLLYHYFGKDVEAGNNLLLETIHEPKKTIPFKMAPLVYFGTMITHFFGGSAGREGTALQMAASIADQFSKPLRLSADDRKILIISAIAAGFGSVFGTPIAGAIFGLEVSLTGRIKYKALFPAISASIIADLVTKFLNTHHTDYLINFVPEISLLNILYALIAGISFGICAAFFSKTIHKTGDFFKSKISYPPLRPLIGGIVVLVSVWLMGTTKYLGLGIPTILDSFSQQLPAYDFALKAIITIITLASGFKGGEVTPLFFIGATLGNALGYFIPLPLALLAGMGFVAVFAGATNTPIACSVMAFELFGIECGVYVVIACVVSYFFSGQNSIYKSQIIGKPKNKRYWKIEEYL
- a CDS encoding tetratricopeptide repeat protein; this encodes MFVFRKILLFNILLISFLTAAQNHLTASQLKTKISNNSKLYKNNIDKAYKELNGLLKQSIILKDSISEMKILDRKCRYFYSKNMMDSLIITSENLRKKSSLYKDIYFEAMSNIYIAEIYSINKFPDKAISYLNSAYQILQKDESNSKKIFYAKSNVLNSFANVYLDKNQPKEALKKIYEEIESGKMLKDKNEQDNFQYLNYANLANIYIQINSDSAYHYAKKSILIKPSDVIDDKSMIDNYSVIGKVYKGKKDYKNSIKNFHKALFISNKNGTELNNNQIYHSLKDIYSILNNKDSAHFYSNKIEQYELKSLKSKYNSLQEVISKDKKEQENAQNPIWYWIIPAISAIVCGAFLTFKRKKSKVEPEVKPEIDRRETYHHLMELLEKKDPAFLFTFEKVYPEFSNQLLSKNPDLQQSEIEFCALLKMKLSTKDIARISFIETRTVQNKKYRIRKKLDIPQNIDIYQWIDQI